From Micromonospora rifamycinica, a single genomic window includes:
- a CDS encoding ABC transporter permease, with amino-acid sequence MKLVRDTWLIFQQEVGLMVRNPVMVAFSLAQPITYLVLFAPFLKVVMVDRGASTYADAYRIYVPGLFVAMGLFGGLFAGYGLLSALRAGIIDRCRVTPVSRTGLLLGRAMMHVCLNVVQAVIITIVALPFGLRVHLGNLLISYALLSVMVLLSTSISYDIALLVRNENSLGVLVNTVGQPVSLLAGVLIPLVLAPLWIQRVAFWNPFSWATNGMRALFNGQLADPVVWQGALIMIGLAAVSLVWSSHLFNREVS; translated from the coding sequence GTGAAACTGGTCCGGGACACCTGGCTGATCTTCCAACAGGAGGTCGGTCTGATGGTGCGCAACCCGGTGATGGTGGCGTTCAGTCTGGCCCAGCCGATCACCTACCTCGTGCTGTTCGCCCCGTTCCTCAAGGTGGTGATGGTCGACCGGGGGGCCTCCACCTACGCCGACGCCTACCGGATCTACGTGCCCGGCCTGTTCGTGGCGATGGGCCTGTTCGGTGGCCTGTTCGCCGGCTACGGGCTGCTCAGCGCCCTGCGGGCGGGCATCATCGACCGGTGCCGGGTGACCCCGGTCAGCCGGACCGGCCTGCTGCTGGGCCGGGCCATGATGCACGTCTGCCTGAACGTCGTGCAGGCGGTGATCATCACGATCGTGGCGCTGCCGTTCGGGTTGCGGGTGCACCTGGGCAACCTGCTCATCTCGTACGCGCTGCTGTCGGTGATGGTGCTGTTGAGCACCTCGATCTCGTACGACATCGCCCTGCTGGTACGCAACGAGAACAGCCTCGGTGTGCTGGTCAACACGGTGGGGCAGCCGGTGTCGCTGCTCGCCGGGGTGCTCATCCCGCTCGTCCTCGCGCCACTGTGGATCCAGCGGGTCGCGTTCTGGAACCCCTTCTCCTGGGCCACCAACGGGATGCGGGCGCTGTTCAACGGTCAGCTCGCCGATCCCGTGGTCTGGCAGGGCGCGTTGATCATGATCGGGCTGGCCGCGGTCAGCCTGGTCTGGTCGTCGCACCTGTTCAACCGCGAGGTCTCCTGA
- a CDS encoding ATP-binding cassette domain-containing protein, which translates to MIEATGLRKSYRVGRGRKAGTVEAVRGVDFAVGRGEIVGFLGPNGAGKSTTLRMLATLIRPDGGRATIAGVDLLRAPAQVRRQIGFVAQSSGTYDDSTARRDLVLQARLYGLTKAEAQQRAEAAIGAFQLDDFADRRIRTYSGGQRRRLDVALGVIHSPQVIFLDEPTAGLDPPSRVRMWQEVRRLRAEGMTVFLTTHYLDEADTLCDRVSIIDGGRIVAEGTPSDLKREISGDVVAVDLTRADVVDTDADSDLAAAGKLLGEQPYVHSSETVDGTLRLYVDSAATAIPQIMRTLLGRGIEPGAIEARRPSLDDVFLAKTGRSLEE; encoded by the coding sequence ATGATCGAGGCCACCGGCCTGCGCAAGTCCTACCGGGTCGGGCGTGGCCGCAAGGCCGGCACGGTCGAGGCGGTGCGGGGAGTGGACTTCGCCGTGGGGCGCGGCGAGATCGTCGGCTTCCTCGGCCCCAACGGCGCGGGTAAGTCCACCACCCTGCGGATGCTGGCCACGTTGATCCGCCCGGACGGGGGGCGGGCGACGATCGCGGGCGTCGACCTGCTGCGGGCACCCGCGCAGGTGCGCCGGCAGATCGGCTTCGTGGCCCAGTCCAGCGGCACCTACGACGACTCGACCGCCCGCCGGGACCTGGTGCTCCAGGCCCGGCTGTACGGTCTGACGAAGGCCGAGGCGCAGCAGCGGGCCGAGGCGGCGATCGGGGCCTTCCAGCTCGACGACTTCGCCGACCGCCGGATCCGGACGTACTCCGGTGGGCAGCGCCGACGGCTCGACGTCGCGCTCGGGGTGATCCACTCGCCCCAGGTCATCTTCCTGGACGAGCCGACCGCCGGGCTGGACCCGCCCAGCCGGGTCCGGATGTGGCAGGAGGTCCGGCGGCTGCGAGCGGAGGGCATGACGGTCTTCCTCACCACGCACTACCTGGACGAGGCGGACACCCTGTGCGACCGGGTCTCCATCATCGACGGTGGGCGGATCGTCGCCGAGGGCACCCCGTCGGATCTCAAGCGGGAGATCTCCGGGGACGTGGTGGCGGTCGACCTCACCCGGGCCGACGTGGTGGACACCGACGCCGACTCCGATCTGGCGGCGGCCGGCAAGCTGCTCGGCGAGCAGCCCTACGTGCACTCGTCCGAGACCGTCGACGGCACCCTGCGGCTCTATGTGGACAGCGCGGCGACCGCCATCCCGCAGATCATGCGTACGCTGCTGGGCCGCGGGATCGAGCCGGGGGCGATCGAGGCCCGCCGGCCCAGCCTGGACGACGTCTTCCTGGCCAAGACCGGCCGGTCGCTCGAGGAGTGA
- a CDS encoding glycosyltransferase, whose product MARFLFVVLPVVSHLNAPLAIAQALEAAGHEVAWCGPRSDLRPLIGPDATLYPTGKRYYRLDGESGMASVRSLWEGHVLPVNRFIRDAADRAVADHRPDVVVVDQYALAGALAAHRHGVPWATFCVGTLELTPPTWEMPEFTDWVRAQLPRVWAMTDLPVDETIDLRFSPYLVIGLTSTALTGATPLPAQCVLTGPALGHRPDAPGFAWNAWDPARRHVLVTVGTMAEHLARDFYQRMMAATAPLADRVQVVLTAPPDLVPDPPAHVLVAPRVPVLELMPRLDALVSHGGLGTVSEALAHGVPVIVAPIRHDHPAVARQVVEAGAGIEVSFGSATPAELTAALTALLDEPGYRAQARRVGASFAAAGGAVAAARHLAALAARHIDHCPTGTAPLA is encoded by the coding sequence GTGGCCCGCTTCCTCTTCGTCGTGCTGCCGGTGGTGTCCCATCTCAACGCTCCGCTCGCCATCGCCCAGGCACTCGAGGCGGCCGGGCACGAGGTGGCCTGGTGCGGGCCGCGCAGCGACCTGCGTCCGCTGATCGGCCCGGACGCGACGCTCTATCCCACCGGCAAGCGGTACTACCGGCTCGACGGCGAGTCCGGGATGGCCTCGGTGCGCAGCCTCTGGGAGGGGCACGTGCTGCCGGTCAACCGGTTCATCCGGGACGCGGCCGACCGGGCGGTCGCCGACCACCGCCCCGACGTCGTCGTCGTCGACCAGTACGCGCTGGCCGGCGCGTTGGCCGCCCACCGGCACGGGGTGCCGTGGGCCACCTTCTGCGTGGGCACCCTGGAACTCACCCCGCCGACCTGGGAGATGCCCGAGTTCACCGACTGGGTGCGGGCGCAGCTGCCCCGGGTCTGGGCGATGACCGACCTGCCGGTCGACGAGACGATCGACCTGCGGTTCTCGCCGTATCTGGTGATCGGTCTGACCAGCACGGCGCTGACCGGCGCGACGCCGCTGCCGGCGCAGTGCGTGCTGACCGGCCCGGCCCTGGGCCACCGGCCGGACGCGCCGGGCTTCGCCTGGAACGCCTGGGATCCGGCCCGCCGGCACGTGCTGGTCACCGTCGGCACCATGGCCGAGCACCTGGCCCGGGACTTCTACCAGCGGATGATGGCGGCGACGGCGCCGCTGGCCGACCGGGTGCAGGTGGTGCTCACCGCCCCGCCCGACCTGGTGCCCGACCCGCCCGCGCACGTGCTGGTCGCCCCCCGGGTGCCGGTGCTGGAGCTGATGCCCCGGCTCGACGCGCTGGTCTCCCACGGCGGGCTGGGCACCGTCAGCGAGGCGCTGGCCCACGGCGTCCCGGTGATCGTCGCGCCGATCCGGCACGACCATCCGGCGGTGGCCCGCCAGGTGGTCGAGGCGGGCGCCGGCATCGAGGTCTCCTTCGGCTCCGCCACCCCGGCGGAGCTCACCGCCGCGCTCACCGCGCTCCTCGACGAACCGGGCTACCGGGCGCAGGCCCGCCGGGTCGGCGCGTCGTTCGCCGCGGCCGGCGGTGCGGTCGCGGCGGCCCGGCACCTCGCCGCCCTGGCCGCCCGGCACATCGACCATTGTCCTACGGGTACGGCGCCACTAGCCTGA
- a CDS encoding 3-oxoacyl-[acyl-carrier-protein] synthase III C-terminal domain-containing protein translates to MSGGPRSGHPPTGPDAIRSPDGRRSPEHPGAGRMTALDAVSVHLPQRRVPIESLAGPLGLTEMQVRLFRRFHGLDQVRRDPDLSLHDLLLGAATRLAALRGQEHRVRFVLYGRAFPVVVPYPANPLHDVCRALGLGHAVALTLTQQSCASALLAIELAGRLLAAEPAARPGPGEGPLALVLTGEKAFTRDAEFIPETSIFSEGASACLVSTDGPRDRLLGYACAQRGEFDVAGGASGAQFQREYRPALAEVIGRALAEAGVALDDVRLVLPHNVNVVTWQRLCRLLGFPRDRVLLDNVRETGHVFCADAFVNYRTACERGLLRPGDHYLVAAVGAGDGATFAAMVFTH, encoded by the coding sequence ATGTCGGGCGGCCCTCGCTCCGGGCACCCACCGACCGGCCCCGACGCCATCCGGTCCCCGGACGGTCGCCGGTCGCCGGAGCACCCCGGCGCCGGCCGCATGACGGCGCTCGACGCGGTCTCGGTCCACCTGCCGCAGCGCCGCGTCCCGATCGAGAGCCTGGCCGGGCCGCTCGGGCTGACCGAGATGCAGGTCCGGCTGTTCCGCCGCTTCCACGGCCTGGACCAGGTGCGGCGCGATCCCGACCTCTCCCTGCACGACCTGCTGCTGGGCGCGGCGACCCGGCTCGCCGCCCTGCGCGGGCAGGAGCACCGGGTCCGGTTCGTGCTGTACGGGCGGGCGTTCCCGGTCGTGGTGCCGTACCCGGCCAATCCGCTGCACGACGTCTGCCGCGCCCTGGGGCTCGGCCACGCGGTCGCCCTCACCCTGACCCAGCAGTCCTGTGCCAGCGCGTTGCTCGCCATCGAGCTGGCCGGCCGGCTCCTGGCCGCCGAACCGGCGGCCCGGCCCGGGCCGGGCGAGGGGCCGCTGGCCCTGGTCCTCACCGGGGAGAAGGCGTTCACCCGGGATGCCGAGTTCATCCCGGAGACCTCGATCTTCAGCGAGGGGGCGTCCGCGTGCCTGGTCAGCACCGACGGCCCACGGGACCGGCTGCTCGGCTACGCGTGCGCGCAGCGGGGCGAGTTCGACGTCGCCGGTGGCGCGTCCGGCGCGCAGTTCCAACGCGAGTACCGGCCGGCGCTGGCGGAGGTGATCGGCCGGGCACTGGCCGAGGCCGGGGTGGCGCTCGACGACGTCCGGCTCGTCCTGCCGCACAACGTCAACGTCGTGACCTGGCAACGGCTGTGCCGGCTGCTCGGCTTTCCGCGGGACCGGGTGCTGCTCGACAACGTCCGGGAGACCGGCCACGTCTTCTGCGCGGACGCGTTCGTCAACTACCGGACGGCGTGCGAGCGCGGCCTGCTGCGGCCGGGGGACCACTACCTGGTCGCGGCCGTCGGGGCCGGGGACGGGGCGACGTTCGCCGCGATGGTCTTCACCCACTGA